In Miscanthus floridulus cultivar M001 chromosome 8, ASM1932011v1, whole genome shotgun sequence, the sequence cggcccgaacctgtctaaaccgttgtctctgcgccttgtgtcaccatccggttcctgattacgcgcatccccaccgacaaatctaccatcgtgggatacccctcggtggactgccgagcatcttttatcgacagtGAGTCCCGTGGGCTTCcatccctatttggcttgtttccctttgcgctcaaccccattccatttCCTTTTGGCgcagagttggagaaggaggtcacccgggcagccgaggcctctgtcGCGGTGCAGGCAGTGCTTGAGGCCGAGATTGGGGAGCACGACGCGCTGAAGAGTGCTGCTCGTACCGtatgcgaggccctagaggttgaggggcCCCAGTTGGGCAGCTCCCTTAAGAGCCGCTTGGTCGTGTCGAGTGGCCAAGTGTGCGAGTGACTCCAGGGGGCGCTGCACGCGGGCGTCAAGGGTGccttggccgtcatctcctcgcactatgccggCGTCGACCTTGAGACCgtcagcgatggctatgtcttgcctgaggacgacgaggaggccgacgaggaggtcgcgaagctgatggaggcagctgagggccttggcacggcgctggctaggctgtttgaagaggaggtggtccctcccccgccgtccACCGATGCTAGAGACCCTGAGCTCTGACCTGGGCtagagaggccatgtaaataaattagggaTTATATTATCGTATCATAACGCTGGTGGCCTATCGAGGCCTTTTTGAAATACTTATGCGTCTacgcttcttaatcgtttttctttattgtatttccgagcctctaccATCTGTCCTGTTTCTGAGCATATCACTTGCAAAcgacttcctcggagcctaagctgcccctagggcaaaaaggtggtgatggagtgccgtagcccagaggcgtaggccgtctcatgactcggccggccttttggccctgagataaactttcggtccttaggtcttTTACAATTGACTTGTCAGAGCATGATAGAGAATTTGGTgtagaatttttttcaaaaaacgactaaaaacgGTGCGTGGGACttggggggagtccccccttctagcccccgagggaggctcggttctgctgaggcagagccgagtctccctaatggagttatcgtatcgctgaggcccttgatgggcccagggggtttcttgaaaaattaggacaactaaagaacgcctcttaattgtatttcaagaaataatgtatacaatgcttggaaatttaagggtaaaagtgacatagctgttctatgttccaaacgTTGGTGAGgattcgcccttctcgttggctagcttgtaggttccgggcttcagcacttgggcgacgatgtatggtccttcccacggcggggtgagcttgtggcggcccttgttgctctgcctcagcctcagcaccaggtcgcccaccttcaggtctcggcttcgaatgcgctgggcttgatagcatcatagggcttactggtacttggccgaatgtagcagcgtaatgtctcgggcttcctccagttggtcgagggcgtcttcgcgggtggtgcggttgctttgctcgttgtaagcctgtagccttggggaaccgtattccaagtcagtggggaggatggcctcagctccatagaccaggaagaatggtgtgaaccccgtggcttggctcggGGTGTTCCTCAGACTCCAGATGACCGAAGGGAGttcagcaagccatttcttgccaaatttcttcaaccggttgtatattcttggcttgaggccttgtaggatcatgccgttggcacgctctacttggctgtttgtcctagggtgtcctatggccgaccaggccacacagatgtggtggtcatcgcagaacatcagaaatttttggccggtgaattgtgtcccattgtcggtgatgatggtgttcggaaccctgaacctatggatgatatcggtgaagaacagcaccgcttgctcgaacttgatttgattgatcagatgagcctcgatccacttggagaacctgtcgattgctaccagcagatgggtgtagcccccgggggccttctgtagaggcccaaccatgtcgagcccccacacagcgaacggctatgtgatagggatggtttgaagGGCTTGAGCTAGGAGATGCGTCTGCCgtgcatagtactagcatcccttgcaggagcgtacgagcttggtggcatcagcaaccgctgttggctagtagaacccttggcggaaggcgttttcgacgagcgtccgaggtgcCGCATGGTGCCTGCAGGCTctcgcgtgcaagtcccaaagtagggctcgacctgccttggtagtgatgcatcgttggaggacgccagatgggcttcaccTGTACAATTCATCGTCGCTAAGAACGTAAGTCTTAGCTCGCcgagcaagccatcgggcttcggtcctgtcaatgggaagctctcctcggacgaggcaatcaaggaacggtaCTTGCCAGTacatgccctggttggcctcgggaggctccgtgttgatttccatgacctcgggctcggccgaaggagtctcgACGACAGAGGGGGCCCCGAGCCCTATGGGGGGCTCGACTGCTGGGCCCTCTTCCGCCACCGAGGCGTAGTCAATGGATGGTTTGTGGAGGTctttggcgaagacgttcggggggaccggggcccacgccgacgccatctttgccagttcggccacggcctcgttgaatttatgcgcgatgtggttgagttcgataccgtcaaacttgtcttcgaggcgacgtaccagcttgcagtatgcctccatcttggggtcatggcagttcgactccttcatcacctgatcgacaacgagttgcgaatcaccccgtacgtcgagacgccgtactccatgTTCGGTGGCGATctacaagccgttgacgagggcttcatacttggctgcgttgttggaggtggcAAAGTGTAGCCAAatcatgtagcacatgtgtactccgaggggtgagatgaagagcaggcccgcgcctgccccagtcttcatcaaagacccgtcaaagtacatggtccagcattctgcttGGATTTGAGCAGGTGACAGTTGGGTGTCGATCCATTCAGCCACAAAATCAACCAAGACCTGGGATTTGATTGCCTCCTGAGGCacaaaagatagggcttcccccatgagttcgacggcccacttggctaccctacctgaggcctcccggttatggattatctctcccagggggaaaggcgacaccacggtcactgggtaggattcgaagtagtgatgcagcttgcgtcgagccaagactatggcatagataagcttctggatgtggggggtagcatgtcttagtctcagagagcacttcgctgatgaagtaaacaggtcgttggatgggtagagcatgcccttcttcctacctctcgactactatggccgcactgaccacttgggtcgtggCGGCGATGTATAGTAAGAGTGCCTCATCCTTGGCCGGCggcaccaggacgggaggattggtgagcagtgccttgagcttggcgagggcttcttcggcctcaaaggtccaagaaaagcgtttggatttcctcaagaggtggtacagaggcaagcctttttcgccaaggcgcaagatgaagcagctcagggccacaaggcatcccataaccctctgtactcccttgaggtcttggatcggtcccatgttggtcatggccaagaccttctccgggttggctttgatgccgcgttctgagactatgaatcctaagagcatgcctcgggggactccgaagacacacttctcggggttgagcttgatgcccttttccctgaggcatctgaaggctaCTTCCAAGTCACTAACAAGATCATTGGCTtgcctggacttgaccacgatgtcatccacgtaggcctcgatggtccgctcgatgtgctcgccaaagacatgggtcatgcaccgctggtatgtgggcCCTGCATTTTTGaggccgaacgacatagtcacatagcagtacatgccaaatggtgtgatgaaagaagtcgcgagctggtcggactctttcatcttgatctgatggtaaccggaatacacatcaaggaaggatagggtttcccACCCCgtagtggagtcgacgatttggtcgattcgaggtaacgggaaagggacttttggacatgctttatttagATCGGTGTAGTCTACatacattctccacttcccatttttcttcttaactaatataggattagctaaccacttcggatgggacacttccttgatgaatccagccgccaaaagcttctgcacctcctcgccgatggccctgcgcttttcttcatcgaatcggcgcaggcgctgcttcaccggtctggagccggcccggatgtccaaggcgtgcttgacgacctccctcggtatgcccggcatgtccgagggactccatgcgaatatatCGGCATTCGCAcgaagaaagtcgacgagcatggcttcctatttgatgtcgagggtggcgctgatcctcagcgcccgatcgtcgaggcaggcggggtcgactaggatgagcttgacggcctccatgGGTTTGAAAGTCCTAGctcgatgcttggagtcaggcgcctcgctactGAGCcgatcgaggttgacgatgagggtcttggcctctatgatagcctcagcgtactcgatgcatttgacgtcgcagtcgtatgcgtgctcgtacgtggactcgacagggatgacgccgttggggcccagCATcgtgagcttgaggtaggtgtagttggggaccgccatgaatttggcgtagcatggctgccccaagatggcgtggtatgttcccttgaacccaaccacctcgaaggtgaggacctccttgcggtagttggagggagtaccgaagcaGACGGGCAGGTCGATGCTCCCGAGGGGCCACGTgtgtttccctggcacgatgccgtggaagggcgcggcatcgcctcggagctgtgactggtcgagctcaaggagctccagggtgttggcgaagaggatgttgaggccgctgcctccgtccatcaataccttagtgagccgggtgttgccgatgatggggtcgacgacaagcgggtactgcccggggttcgaGACATAATTGGGGTGGtcgtcccgatcaaaggtgatcgcctcccaagaccagttgaggtaccggggagtggccaccttcaccgagaagacctcccggcgttccctctttcgctggcgtgccgtgaggcacgctgagggcctgccgaagatcatgaaggcgttgcacacctgggggaacccatcatccttgTTGTCGTCCCTGTCACCGGCGCCACTcctcttggcatcgtcgtcgaggagcccaagcttggcgtagtaacaccgaagcatggtgcactccttgagggcatgcttcaccagaCCCTGGTGGTATgggtagggtttcttaagcatatcatcgAAGAGCTCGGGGCCCCTGGgtcctcggggattcttgcgctctgcggCCACGACTAGGTCGGCCTCAAGGACTTCTTAC encodes:
- the LOC136468737 gene encoding uncharacterized protein; translated protein: MLRCYYAKLGLLDDDAKRSGAGDRDDNKDDGFPQSQLRGDAAPFHGIVPGKHTWPLGSIDLPVCFGTPSNYRKEVLTFEVVGFKGTYHAILGQPCYAKFMAVPNYTYLKLTMLGPNGVIPVESTYEHAYDCDVKCIEYAEAIIEAKTLIVNLDRLSSEAPDSKHRARTFKPMEAVKLILVDPACLDDRALRISATLDIK